The genomic segment AGCACGTTCCCGACGGGGGCTACCTTTGGTGGTATGTCGACGCCATGAGTGACGACGGCCAACACGGCATCACACTCATTGCTTTTGTGGGCAGTGTGTTCTCGCCTTATTACGCTTGGGCGCGTGGGCGCGGCCGTGCCAACCCGGACCACCACTGCGCCCTGAACGTGGCCATTTACAGCAAAGGCCAAGGCCGCTGGGCCATGACCGAGCGTGGCCAGCGCCACTGCGCTCGCAGCGCCCGACAGTTCACCATCGGCCCGAGCCAGCTGAGCTGGGATGGCGACTGCTTGACCATCGACATCGACGAGGTGTGCATGCCCATCCCGCGTCGCGTGCGTGGCCGCATCAAGCTGTGGCCGCAGCAACTGTTTGGCTACTCCACGCCATTGGATGTGGCTGGCCGGCACCGTTGGGGTCCGTTGGCGCCGGCCTCGCGCATCGAGGTGGACCTGAACGCCCCCGATTTGAAATGGCAAGGCCACGCCTACCTCGATTCGAACGAAGGCGATGAGCCGGTGGAGCAAGGTTTTCACACCTGGGACTGGTCTCGGGCCCGCAAACGTGACGGCAGCACCCTGGTGTTTTATGACATGCAAGCGCCCGGTGCCGAAGACCGCGTGCTGTCGCTGCGCTTCACACCACAAGGGACGGTGGAGCCCATCGCCACGCCCCCGGTGCAGCGCTTGTCCAAGACCGGTTGGCGCATCGACCGCCGCATGCGCAGCGCGCAAGCCGTGCGCGTGCACGAACAACTCGAAGACACGCCGTTTTATCAACGTGCCTTGCTGCAATTTGAACACGCAGGCGAGCCCTTGCTCGCCTTTCACGAAACCCTGTCGGTGCCGCGTCTGGTGTCACCGGTGGTTCAAGCCATGCTGCCGTTTCGCATGCCAAGGCGGGCTTGAGATGATTCGCTTGACACCTTCCACACCTGGGCCCAAGAGGCCCAGCTGCGCCCGGTTTCAGGCACCCCCATTCCTGGCCGTGGTGGCCAAGAATAGCCCTCGTGCGGGCCGTGCACGTCTTCTGCAAGGAGAAAACTATGTCTAACTCAGACAAAGTCTGGCCAACGGGACTGACCGAGGCCGAATCGGAAGAGATTCACCGCAATCTCATCCAGGGTACGCAGATTTTCGGCATGATTGCCGCATTTGCTCACCTGCTGGCCTACATCTATTCACCCTGGCTCAAGTAAAGGAAAATCATCATGATCTACTCGAAAATGTGGTGTGTGGTGAAGCCTTCGGTGGGTATTCCGGTGTTCATTGCGGCTGTGGCGATCTCGTCTTTCAGCGTGCATTTGGCCCTGACAACCAACACCACCTGGGTGAAAAGCTTCCTGAACGGTGGTACCAAAGTGGTCGCGACAGCGCCTACTGCGGATGCTGCAGTGAAGAAGTAAAGGGTGAAAGCCCGAACGGCCAGGCGCGCAAGCGCCTGGTCTTTCTCTTGACTTATGAACACCACCAAAAATCGCAGCAACTGGGGCATGGCTTTGGCCAGTTGGGGTCCCCGATTTCTCCCTTTTGCCGACGCCGCCAGTGATGACTTACCGCTGTCGCGTTTGCTGCGCTTGTCACTGTTCCAAATTTCTGTGGGCATGGCCATGGTCATGCTGGTGGGCACCCTCAACCGCGTGATGATCGTGGAGCTCAAAGTCTCCGCCACGCTGGTGTCCTTCATGGTGGCCTTGCCCTTGCTCGTGGCCCCTTTGCGCACGCTCATTGGTTTTCGTTCGGACAACCACCGCTCCCAACTGGGCTGGCGGCGCGTGCCCTACATCTGGATGGGCAGCCTGCTGCAGTTTGGCGGCTTTTCCATCATGCCGTTTGCGCTCTTGGTGCTCGCCGGTGCCGGGCAAGCCAGCCAGGCGCCGGCCTGGGTCGGCCAGCTGGGCGCGGCGGGCGCGTTTTTGTTGGTGGGCTTGGGCATGCACACGGTGCAAACCGCAGGTCTGGCGCTCGCCACCGACTTGGCCCCACCCGAGCGCCAGCCCCAGGTGGTGGGCCTCATGTATGTCATGCAGTTGATCGGTATGATCGGCAGCGCCTTGGTGCTCGGCTATTTGCTGCACGACTACAGCCCCGGTCAACTGATTCGCGTGGTGCAGGCCGTGGCGGTGACCACGCTGGTGCTGAACGTGGTCGCCTTATGGAAGCAAGAGCCGCGCAGCCGGCTGCGCAAACCCGGCACACCCGTTGAGCACAGCTTTGCACAAGCTTGGCAACTGTTTTGCCAAGGACCCAACACTTTGCGCCGCTTGCTGGCGGTGGGCCTGGGCACCATGGCCTTCACCATGGAAGACGTGTTGCTCGAACCCTACGGCGGCGAGATTTTGCACATGAGCGTGTCCAGCACCACCTTGCTTTCGGCCACTCTGGCGCTGGGCGGCCTGCTGGGTTTTGCCTGGGCTTCGCGCGTGCTGGGGCGCGGCGGCGACGCCTACCGCATGTCCGGCTGGGGGGCCTGGGTCGGTTTGCCTGCCTTCGTCTGCGTCATTGCTTCTGGCCCTCTGGCCATGCCCGCCTTGTTTGTGCTGGGCATTTTCATGATTGGCTTGGGGGGTGGTTTGTTTGCACACGGCACCCTCACCGCCACCATGCAGCTGGCCCCACCAGGCCAGATCGGACTGGCCATGGGCGCCTGGGGCGCTGTCCAGGCCACGGCCGCTGGCGTGGGCATGGCCGCAGGCGGCTTGGTGCGCGACGGCGTGGCCTTGATCAGCGACCCCGTCATGGGCTACTCGGCTGTTTACGCCATTGAAATTCTTTTGTTGGGCATGACCTTGTGGGCCATGGGACCTTTGCTGCGTTCTGCGACCCCCACTGTACGTCCGCCCGGCAACTCTGCATAATCTCTACCCACGCCATTTCAAGATCACCCTGTAACCCAAGGACTCACCATGGAAATCAAACACATCCTCATCATCATGTTCGTGGTTTTCGGCCTGTTCATGTTGGCCAACTGGTTCAACCGTCCCAAGCGCCCACGCAAGTAAACCGCCCCAAGGTTTGGGGCTTTCCAAAAAGCCCCGCCCACAAAAAAGCCGCTGTGAAGCGGCTTTTTTGTGGGCGACTGAATCAGATCAGTTGCGTGTGTCGCGGTAACCGCTGCCGTAGCCGGTGCTGGGCTCTTTGGGCTTGGAGATGTTCACCACGATCGAGCGACCGCTGACCGACATGCCGTTGAGGCCCGTGATGGCGGCTTGGGCTTCTTCGGCGCTGGACATTTCCACAAAGGCGAAACCCTTGGAGCGACCGGTGTCGCGGTCCATCATGACCTTGGCCGACAGAACGCCGCCAAATTCAGAAAAGTTTTGACGCAAGCTGGCGTCGTCGATGGTGTAAGGCAAGTTGCCCACGTAAATTTTGCTGCTCATGGTTGAGCCTTTCAGAGAGGTGGCGTGGCGGCTTCAAAACGAAGCCGACATGCAGGGAAAAGCGGATTCCTGGCCAAGGTCGGGAAGCCGCAGGAAAACGCGCCAGGGCCGTGAGGCCTCAGCGCATTTGTTCGGGGCTGGGGCTGTTTTGCAGCCAGTCGCGCGTGGTGTCGAGGACATGGCGCGCAGCATGTTGGGTGAAAGCACAGGCCGTGCGGTGCAGGGCGGGCGTCAGGTTCAGGCCTTGCAGAGCAGGGCGAGCCTGGCGCAAAGCCGTGGCAGCTGTTGTTCGGCCAAGGCCGGTGCAAAAAGGGTGTGTCGAGGGCGAAGCGACCGGGGAGCCCGTGCGGGTGGTAATCGGGAAAATCAAAATCAATCGAGTCGCAAACCATCCAGGGGCTTGCGCAGAGCGGTGAGAAAAATGCCGAGGCCTGCAGCTCAACAGGAGACGGTGTTCGACGTCAATCGATGCCAGTGCAGACGCCTTGTGAGCCTTCTGCGTGTTGTTCATGCGGGTAATGCAGAACAAGGTGCTAATATATTCTCAAATGAAATAAAAGTCAATTGTTTTATTTCTATCGGTTTTAAAGAGGCCAGAGCCCGCTCGCCACTTGGCGCACCATCAAGAGCGGCAGCACCCACATGGTCACACCGATCAGCGCGTCCATCACCTGCCAGGCGCGCGGCTTTGCAAACCACGTTGCCAGCCAGCGCGCCCCACGGCCCAGGACCATGCCCTGCACAAATACAGGCCAAGCCCCAGCCACATTGGCTGGCACACCCATGCGTTGCGCGCTTCAGAGCCCGAAATGAGTCATTGGAGAGAGTGTGTGCCGCGTTTGCTCAGCCATGGCACTGGGCCGGAACCTGCGAGAAGGCTGGGGGCAGACCCACCCATGGGGCGTAAAAACCATCCCGGCTTGTTGGCGCAGCAGGCGCCTTTTGTTGCAGCAAAACCTCCCAACCGGCTTGGGCGCTGTCGATCAGGGGCAGGGGGCAATGGGCTTGCAGCAGCCGGGCGTACCCAGCCAAACCTGCGCCGCCCAGGATGATGGCGGCCACACCCGACTGGGCCGCTTGCTGGCAAGCCTGCGTCAAGCAGCGAATGGCCATGTCCGGGTCGGCCTGCAGCGCCGCCCCGGTGGGGGCCACGGTTTCGATGTGCCGCAGTTGCGCGCCATAACCCAAGCTGTTGGCCAAGCGCTGCAGCATGGGTTTCCAGCGCTCACCGCCGGTCACGATGGCAAAGGGGCCGTGCGAAGCGGCCTGAATGAAGGAGGCCTCGGCCAGACCCGTGACAGGGCAGCCACTGACCTCGCGCAGTGCGAACAAACCTGGGTCGCCAAAGCAGCCAATCAGCACGCCGTCCAGCGGTTGCTCTGGCGTGCCCCGTTGCGTGGTCCACACATCCAAACAAGCATGGGCCGCCACCGCATGGCTGGCTTCGCAGGCGATGTAAGGTGCGCCAAATCGGGCCGTCTGCACCAGCAACTGAACCCCTGGCGGCACTTGGGGCTGCAAGACGTCCTGCAGCCGCTGTGTGGTCAGCGGGTTGGTGTTGGGGTTGATCAGCAAATAGCGGCGCAGTGGGGTGGTGTCCATCCTGGGTTTTCCTGTGGTCATGTGGGTGCTCTTTGCCCCAAACCCGTGCGCGAGTCTGGTTCAAAACAGGGCGGCTCTGGGTGGGTCGGCACCGTTTTGGTGTGCCCAAGCGGCCAGGCCCATGCCAAGCCAGTCGGTATTGTGCATGTCCCGCACCAAGAAGCATCCATCGTGCCGAGTTGGCACACCTCCTGCATAGCCACAGCGCTGGCCGATGGCCAAGCCATTTTTTCAACCCTGTTTTGCTCTAGGAGTCCCCATGAAACGTCGTGAATTATTGGCAGCGGGTGCCGCCACATTGGCCGCCCCGTGGGTCCACGCCCAGTCTTCTGCCTGGCCCAGCAAAGGTCCCATCCGCTTGATCTGCCAATACCCACCCGGTGGCTTGGTGGACACCGTGGCGCGCATGATGGCGCCGCACCTCTCGAGCGCTTTGTCGCAAACCGTGGTGGTGGATAACCGCGCAGGGGCGGGTGGCCTGATCGGCACCGAATTCGCATCGCGCCAAGCTGCCGACGGCTATAACTTGCTCGTCAGCCACGCGTCGGTGCACATCTACGCCACCGCCACGCGGCGCACCATGCCCTTTGACCCCGTCAACGACTTTACCCACATGGGCATGCTGGTGGAAGCACCCATGCTCCTGTTGGTGCGTGCCCAGTCGCCCTACCAAACGCTGGCGCAGTATGTGAACGCCGCCAGGACCAAACCCGTGCGCTTTGGCACCTCGGGCATCGGCTCGGCCAACCACCTGTATGGGGAGTTGCTCAAAATCGAAGGCCAGGCCAGCGAGCACGACCATGTGCCTTACCAAGGCAGCGCCCCAGCCATGCAAGACCTGCTGGGTGGCCAGATCGACAGCGTGTTTGACCCCGTCACCACCAACGTCAACCAGCTCAAGGCCGGCTCGCTGCGAGCATTGGCGGTGTCCACGCCCACACGCATGGCGGCCTTCCCCAACATTCCGACCTTTGCCGAACTGGGCTATGGCTCCCTGACTGGCTCTCAGTGGCTGGGCCTGTCTGCACCCAAGAATTTGCCGGCACCGATTGCGCAGCGCCTGACCGCACTCATCCCTGAAATTTTGGCCAAACCCGATGTCATGGCTCGGCTGGAAGAGGTGCAAACCCTGCCGCGCAAAACACCGGTAGTGGGCGATGATTTCGTGAAACTCATCCAGTCGCAAATCACCAGCTGGAGCGCGGTGGCCAAACGCGCCAAGGTCGAAGTGATCGCCTGAGCGCCAACCAAGGCTTTCATGCCACCACCCGGCGGCAGCATCCAGCGAGGGCTAGACTGGATGCTGCCGTTTTTTGTTGCCCCACCCATAACCCGCACCTTGTGAAATCCCCCATGACCGAAGTCGACTTTGACCAGATCAGCAGCTACCAGCGCTACAAACTCATGGCCAGCCTGATCGTGCCCCGGCCCATCGCCCTGGTGACCACGCTTGGGGCCAACGGGGTGATCAATGCCGCGCCGTTTTCCATGTTCAACATGATCGGTGAAGACCCTCCCATTTTGATGATCAGCATCAACCGCCTGCAAGACGGCCGCCTCAAAGACACGGCCGCCAACATCCTGCACAACGGCCAGTTTGTGGTGCACATGTCCGATGAACCCATGGCGCAAAAAATGCACAACTGTGGCGAGTCCATGCCTTCTGATGTGAGCGAGCTGACCGCCGTGGGCTTGACGCCTGTGCCCTCGCACACTGTGGCGCCACCGCGTATTCAGGAAGCGCCCATTGCTTTTGAGTGCGTCTTGCACGAAAAGCTGGAGACCCCCAGCCGTTACGTCTTCATCGGCCGTATCCAGTGGCTGGCCGCTCGCGAGGGCCTGATCGACACCGAAGCCTGGCGCGTCAACCTGCGCGACTACAAGCCAGTGGCCCGCTTTGGTGCGAGTTTTTACACCCGCACCGAGGACCGGTTTTCACTGTCGGACAAGCCCGGTCAAGCGCCATCGGTCCACACAGCGATTGATCAGATGTGAAGCCACAGGCGGATCAAGCCGCAGGCATCCGAATCGGCTGCCCGGCCTCCAGCAAATCCATCACCTGCTGCATGACCTGCGGACCAGAGGCCGAGTAAGGGTCGAAGTCGGGGTGGTGCAGTTTGACCATGGGGTCGTCCACCGACAGGTGCACCAGCGCCATGGACCATTGGCCAAAGCGGCGTTCGTGGATTTCTTCGTAGTGCAGGATGTCCACGTCCTGGTGGCGGGTGTCGGCGCTGATGCGGCGGTACAAGGCATTCACGCGGCTGCGCTCGCCCTCGATGACTTGGAAGAAAAAGCCTTGACCTTGGCACAACACGCCCGTGATGCCTTGCGCGGGGTTGTTGGCTTGTGCTTGCGCCAAGATGGTGGTGGTCATCGTGGTGGTTTGTGGGCCCACGGCGCGGCTCACGTACAGCAGGCGCACATTGATGCTGTGGCTGGGCACCCTCATCGTCTTGGGCTCATGGTGTGTGGTGCATGGCGTTGCGGTCCAGGCGCTCGTTTTCGCGGCGCTCGAACAAATTGAGCATCCAAGCCACGCGTTGGGGCATGGCCCGGTTGGGAAAATAGGCTTTGTTGCCGGTTTGCTGAGCGGCGTCGCGGCAGCCTTGCACCAGGCCCACGATGGCGGCCAACGGGGCGGGGCTGTGGTCCGCCACGCGGATCCAGTGCACCTGGGTCCAGGCGCTGGCCAGCAGCATGAGCTTGCGCGTGGTGCTGACCACCGTGCGTTTGTTGACCGAGTCCAGGCCTTCTCGGCGCAGCTGGTGGCCGATTTCGGCGTAGATCATGCTTGCCGCGCAAATGGCGGCGCGGCAGTCAGGCGGTAAGGCCGCAATGCCCGAGTGGGCTTGTTTGTAAAGGCGATCGGCCTCATCGAGCAAACGCGCCACCACCTGCGCGATGGCCGGGGTAAAGCTGGGTTGGGCCATCCAGGCTTCGGGTTGCACACCCGCTTCGATCAGCCAGCGGCGCGGTAAATACAGTCGGCCGATGCTGGCGTCATGCCCCACATCGCGGGCGATGTTGGTCAGCTGCATGGCCACGCCCAGCTCGCAAGCGCGCGCGAGCGTGTCCATGCTTTGTGGGCCCATGATCCAGCTCATCATCGCGCCCACACTGCCCGCTACCCGCGCACCGTAGGCGTGCAGGTCTTCGATGCTGTCGTAAGAGCGGCCCCCAGCGTCCCAGGCAAAGCCTTCGATCAGCGCGTCCAGCAAATGCCGTGGCAGTTTGTACTGCTGCACCACCAGGCTCAGCGCGTGGTCTTCCACATGGTCGTGCGGGGTGCCGGCATAGATGGCGTCCAAGCGCTCTTGCAGCACATCGAGCGGGGTGTCGCCCGCAGCGGCTTCGTCCACCAAGTCGTCGGCCACGCGGCAAAAGGCGTAGAGCGCGATCGCGGCCGTGCGCACGCGGGGCGGCAGCAGGCGGCTGGCGGCAAAAAAGGTTTTGGAGCCGCCCTGCATCATGGCCACGCAGGCCTGCAGGTCTTGCGAGTCGAAGTCGAGTTCTTGCAAGCTCACGGCGTTGGGAGTGCGTTCAGACGTTGACATGGGGGACCACCGATTCCAAAGCTTTGGCCGACATGAGCACACCCGGAACGCCCGCGCCCGGGTGTGTGCTGGCGCCCACCACAAACAGACCCGGCACATCCTCGCTGCGGTTGTGGGGGCGGAACCAGGCGCTTTGCAGCAGCAAGGGCTCTAGGCCAAAGCCCGCGCCTTTGTAGGACCACAAGTTGTCCTGAAAATCCTGCGGTGTGCTGACCTTGCTGGTCACGATGCAGTCGCGCAAGCCGGGCAGCACGCTGGCCTCCAGGCTCTCGGCAATCGCGGCGCGGTAGGTTTCGGCAAAGGCGGGCCAGTCGGTCCCGCTGTCCAGGTGCGGCACGGGCGAGAGCACATAAAAGGTGTCGCAGCCCTCAGGCGCCAGCGAGGGGTCGGTGGCGGTGGGGCGGTGCAGGTACAGGCTGAAGTCGTTGGCCAGTTTGTGCTTGTTGAAAATGTCTTGCAGCAAGCCTTTGTAGCGCGGGCCCAGCACCATCATGTGGTGCGGCACGTCTTTGTATTGTTTGGAGGTGCCAAAGTACCAGACAAACAAGCCCATGGAGTATTTGCCGTTGGCGATTTTGCGGTCGGTCCAAACGCGGCGGTGCTCGGAGGCCACCAGGTTTTTGTAGGTCCAGGCGGTGTCGCCGTTGCTGACCACGATGTCGGCGGGTATAAATTCGCCGTTTTGTAATTCGATGCCACAGGCACGGCCGTTTTCAATGCGAATTTGTGTGACGGGTGCGTTGCAACGCAGTGGCACGCCGCGTTCTTCCAGTAGGCTGACCAGGCCTTTCACAATCGCCCCGGTGCCGCCCATGGCCGAGTGAACACCCCAAGTGCGTTCCAGCGAGTTGATGAGGGCGTAAGCGCAGGTCACGGCAAAGGGGTTGCCGCCGATCAGCAGCGGGTGAAAGCTCATCACGATGCGCAGCTTGTCGTTTCGCATGTGTTTGGCCACCAGGCTGTACAGGCTGCGCCAAGCGCCCATGCGCAAAAAGTCGGGGATGGCGGCCATCAGGTCGCTGACCTTGTCAAAAGCCATGTCGCCCATGCCCTCAAAACCCAGCGTTTTGCAGCGCTCGGCTTCTTCCAAAAAGCGTTCGTAGCCGGGCAGGTCGTCGGGTTCAAAGCGGGCGACTTCGGCGCGCATGTGCTCTGGGTCGCCGTTGTAGTCGAACCAGGTGCCGTCTGCAAAACGCACGCGGTAAAACGGGTCCATGGCGACCAGCTTCACGTCGCCCGCAAAGCTTTTGCCGCACAGCGCCCACAGCTCCTCGAGCAAGAACGGTGCGGTGATGATGGTGGGGCCAGCATCAAACGTGAAGCCATCCTGGTGGTGCACATAGGCGCGGCCACCTGGGGCGTCGAGTTTTTCAAAGACTTTGACCTCGTAGCCCTTGACGCTCAGGCGAATCGCGGCGGCCAGCCCGCCAAAGCCGCTGCCAATGACC from the Limnohabitans sp. 2KL-27 genome contains:
- a CDS encoding phytoene/squalene synthase family protein — protein: MSTSERTPNAVSLQELDFDSQDLQACVAMMQGGSKTFFAASRLLPPRVRTAAIALYAFCRVADDLVDEAAAGDTPLDVLQERLDAIYAGTPHDHVEDHALSLVVQQYKLPRHLLDALIEGFAWDAGGRSYDSIEDLHAYGARVAGSVGAMMSWIMGPQSMDTLARACELGVAMQLTNIARDVGHDASIGRLYLPRRWLIEAGVQPEAWMAQPSFTPAIAQVVARLLDEADRLYKQAHSGIAALPPDCRAAICAASMIYAEIGHQLRREGLDSVNKRTVVSTTRKLMLLASAWTQVHWIRVADHSPAPLAAIVGLVQGCRDAAQQTGNKAYFPNRAMPQRVAWMLNLFERRENERLDRNAMHHTP
- a CDS encoding carotenoid 1,2-hydratase, encoding MSDDGQHGITLIAFVGSVFSPYYAWARGRGRANPDHHCALNVAIYSKGQGRWAMTERGQRHCARSARQFTIGPSQLSWDGDCLTIDIDEVCMPIPRRVRGRIKLWPQQLFGYSTPLDVAGRHRWGPLAPASRIEVDLNAPDLKWQGHAYLDSNEGDEPVEQGFHTWDWSRARKRDGSTLVFYDMQAPGAEDRVLSLRFTPQGTVEPIATPPVQRLSKTGWRIDRRMRSAQAVRVHEQLEDTPFYQRALLQFEHAGEPLLAFHETLSVPRLVSPVVQAMLPFRMPRRA
- a CDS encoding aspartate/glutamate racemase family protein, with amino-acid sequence MDTTPLRRYLLINPNTNPLTTQRLQDVLQPQVPPGVQLLVQTARFGAPYIACEASHAVAAHACLDVWTTQRGTPEQPLDGVLIGCFGDPGLFALREVSGCPVTGLAEASFIQAASHGPFAIVTGGERWKPMLQRLANSLGYGAQLRHIETVAPTGAALQADPDMAIRCLTQACQQAAQSGVAAIILGGAGLAGYARLLQAHCPLPLIDSAQAGWEVLLQQKAPAAPTSRDGFYAPWVGLPPAFSQVPAQCHG
- a CDS encoding PucC family protein gives rise to the protein MNTTKNRSNWGMALASWGPRFLPFADAASDDLPLSRLLRLSLFQISVGMAMVMLVGTLNRVMIVELKVSATLVSFMVALPLLVAPLRTLIGFRSDNHRSQLGWRRVPYIWMGSLLQFGGFSIMPFALLVLAGAGQASQAPAWVGQLGAAGAFLLVGLGMHTVQTAGLALATDLAPPERQPQVVGLMYVMQLIGMIGSALVLGYLLHDYSPGQLIRVVQAVAVTTLVLNVVALWKQEPRSRLRKPGTPVEHSFAQAWQLFCQGPNTLRRLLAVGLGTMAFTMEDVLLEPYGGEILHMSVSSTTLLSATLALGGLLGFAWASRVLGRGGDAYRMSGWGAWVGLPAFVCVIASGPLAMPALFVLGIFMIGLGGGLFAHGTLTATMQLAPPGQIGLAMGAWGAVQATAAGVGMAAGGLVRDGVALISDPVMGYSAVYAIEILLLGMTLWAMGPLLRSATPTVRPPGNSA
- a CDS encoding flavin reductase family protein → MTEVDFDQISSYQRYKLMASLIVPRPIALVTTLGANGVINAAPFSMFNMIGEDPPILMISINRLQDGRLKDTAANILHNGQFVVHMSDEPMAQKMHNCGESMPSDVSELTAVGLTPVPSHTVAPPRIQEAPIAFECVLHEKLETPSRYVFIGRIQWLAAREGLIDTEAWRVNLRDYKPVARFGASFYTRTEDRFSLSDKPGQAPSVHTAIDQM
- a CDS encoding tripartite tricarboxylate transporter substrate binding protein; its protein translation is MKRRELLAAGAATLAAPWVHAQSSAWPSKGPIRLICQYPPGGLVDTVARMMAPHLSSALSQTVVVDNRAGAGGLIGTEFASRQAADGYNLLVSHASVHIYATATRRTMPFDPVNDFTHMGMLVEAPMLLLVRAQSPYQTLAQYVNAARTKPVRFGTSGIGSANHLYGELLKIEGQASEHDHVPYQGSAPAMQDLLGGQIDSVFDPVTTNVNQLKAGSLRALAVSTPTRMAAFPNIPTFAELGYGSLTGSQWLGLSAPKNLPAPIAQRLTALIPEILAKPDVMARLEEVQTLPRKTPVVGDDFVKLIQSQITSWSAVAKRAKVEVIA
- the pufB gene encoding light-harvesting antenna LH1, beta subunit, whose product is MSNSDKVWPTGLTEAESEEIHRNLIQGTQIFGMIAAFAHLLAYIYSPWLK
- a CDS encoding light-harvesting protein — encoded protein: MIYSKMWCVVKPSVGIPVFIAAVAISSFSVHLALTTNTTWVKSFLNGGTKVVATAPTADAAVKK
- a CDS encoding phytoene desaturase; the encoded protein is MNTLTLTPALRADGFDTPSIPPRPHAGEGSRTTQRPVAVVIGSGFGGLAAAIRLSVKGYEVKVFEKLDAPGGRAYVHHQDGFTFDAGPTIITAPFLLEELWALCGKSFAGDVKLVAMDPFYRVRFADGTWFDYNGDPEHMRAEVARFEPDDLPGYERFLEEAERCKTLGFEGMGDMAFDKVSDLMAAIPDFLRMGAWRSLYSLVAKHMRNDKLRIVMSFHPLLIGGNPFAVTCAYALINSLERTWGVHSAMGGTGAIVKGLVSLLEERGVPLRCNAPVTQIRIENGRACGIELQNGEFIPADIVVSNGDTAWTYKNLVASEHRRVWTDRKIANGKYSMGLFVWYFGTSKQYKDVPHHMMVLGPRYKGLLQDIFNKHKLANDFSLYLHRPTATDPSLAPEGCDTFYVLSPVPHLDSGTDWPAFAETYRAAIAESLEASVLPGLRDCIVTSKVSTPQDFQDNLWSYKGAGFGLEPLLLQSAWFRPHNRSEDVPGLFVVGASTHPGAGVPGVLMSAKALESVVPHVNV
- a CDS encoding BLUF domain-containing protein; this encodes MRVPSHSINVRLLYVSRAVGPQTTTMTTTILAQAQANNPAQGITGVLCQGQGFFFQVIEGERSRVNALYRRISADTRHQDVDILHYEEIHERRFGQWSMALVHLSVDDPMVKLHHPDFDPYSASGPQVMQQVMDLLEAGQPIRMPAA
- a CDS encoding RNA-binding protein, encoding MSSKIYVGNLPYTIDDASLRQNFSEFGGVLSAKVMMDRDTGRSKGFAFVEMSSAEEAQAAITGLNGMSVSGRSIVVNISKPKEPSTGYGSGYRDTRN